In Heptranchias perlo isolate sHepPer1 chromosome 38, sHepPer1.hap1, whole genome shotgun sequence, a single window of DNA contains:
- the LOC137304770 gene encoding calcium and integrin-binding protein 1-like: MGGSASQLSKEHLSEYQELTFLTKQDILHAHRLFTELLSKDQQVDLQNTRVSKDSICEMPELKANPFRERICLVFSTADEKDGSMSFEDFLDMFSAFSDSATPDIKSHYAFRIFDFDDDGTLDKEDLKKLVNCLTGGTSDTQLTEPEMNQLIQNILEESDIDKDGTVNLSEFQHVISRSPDFVSSFKIVL; encoded by the exons ATGGGGGGATCGGCCAGCCAGCTCTCCAAGGAGCATCTTTCTGAATATCAG GAACTGACTTTTTTAACAAAGCAAGATATTCTGCA TGCTCATCGACTATTTACGGAGCTGCTTTCGAAAGATCAACAGGTTGACCTCCAGAACACGCGGGTTTCAAAGGACAGCATCTGTGAGATGCCAGAGTTGAAG GCTAACCCTTTCAGAGAAAGAATCTGTCTGGTGTTCTCAACTGCGGATGAAAAGGATGGCAGTATGTCTTTTGAGGATTTCTTGGACATGTTCAGCGCGTTTAGTGATTCCGCAACTCCCGATATCAAGTCTCACTATGCTTTTCGAATTTTTG ATTTTGATGATGACGGGACTTTAGATAAAGAGGATTTGAAGAAATTGGTGAATTGTCTGACCGGAGGCACATCCGATACACAACTGACAGAGCCTGAAATGAACCAGCTGATTCAAAAT ATTTTGGAAGAATCCGATATTGATAAAGATGGGACCGTGAATCTTTCAGAATTTCAGCACGTCATCTCCCGATCCCCTGACTTTGTGAG CTCCTTTAAGATTGTCCTGTAA